In Haloterrigena turkmenica DSM 5511, a single genomic region encodes these proteins:
- a CDS encoding NAD(P)/FAD-dependent oxidoreductase, with product MRDLCIVGGGVAGLAASIFTARAGLDTLVIDGGESILARNASLENYPGFPDGVDARRYLQLSREQARNAGAEFELGRVTHAEPVTEGELENGFVLETEGGDPLETRRIVAASWPNSDYLEPLDVGRMQRGNKHFVSVDEGGRTAVDGVYAAGRIADEPHQAVVAAGHGAKVALAVIYDADVAFYQDWVTPEGYFTGRDRDVPPGCEEIDDEERLERDERARETMREAFAEPLDEQPTMHPSVDRDDED from the coding sequence ATGCGAGATCTCTGCATCGTCGGTGGCGGCGTCGCCGGCCTCGCCGCGTCGATCTTCACCGCTCGAGCGGGCCTGGACACCCTCGTCATCGACGGGGGCGAATCCATCCTCGCACGAAACGCCAGCCTCGAGAACTACCCTGGTTTCCCGGACGGCGTCGACGCCCGTCGGTACCTGCAACTGAGCCGCGAACAGGCGCGGAACGCGGGTGCCGAATTCGAACTCGGACGCGTGACCCACGCCGAACCGGTCACCGAAGGCGAACTCGAGAACGGGTTCGTCCTCGAGACCGAGGGCGGCGACCCCCTCGAGACGCGTCGCATCGTCGCGGCCTCGTGGCCGAACAGCGACTACCTCGAGCCGCTGGACGTCGGGCGGATGCAACGGGGTAACAAGCACTTCGTGAGCGTCGACGAGGGCGGACGGACGGCCGTCGACGGCGTCTACGCCGCGGGCCGAATCGCCGACGAACCCCATCAGGCCGTCGTCGCGGCCGGCCACGGAGCGAAAGTCGCCCTCGCGGTCATCTACGACGCCGACGTCGCCTTCTATCAGGACTGGGTCACGCCCGAGGGCTACTTCACCGGCCGCGACCGCGACGTGCCGCCGGGCTGCGAGGAGATCGACGACGAGGAACGGCTCGAGCGCGACGAGCGGGCCCGCGAGACGATGCGAGAGGCCTTCGCCGAACCGCTCGACGAACAGCCGACGATGCACCCGAGCGTCGACCGCGACGACGAGGACTGA
- a CDS encoding M48 family metalloprotease produces the protein MFATIAFVLALALGPFVAFRAYARRVEATDAPVEDRLHRLRRVQQAGGFVLPIAAVIGLHFLELIGRPNAVVGSAGPELFGIDVLEFVAITVVSFGVATLPLLSMALGTYPAVSSLRDTSASAWRIVKGVLAAMAAVAVTVAVSIGGLLALVSTVGSSLSVLVGGFAVLIAASYGLSPYLIAVFQDRVPLEGADRERVERLCTELGYRPRSLYLFEGGSTKTANALVAGTVPGFRYVFLTDYLLEACDDDELRAILAHEFGHVAGRHLWQRGLLAVAVFGGWTVAVEILGVGILEDRFGFLGIFLPLMAVFGLYQVVFLGGLARWQEFRADAYAARRAGRDATIAALETLADANDTRRDAGLLYSLATQHPPIDDRLEAIRDGSDGADRSPVTPTE, from the coding sequence ATGTTCGCGACCATCGCGTTCGTGCTCGCGCTAGCTCTCGGCCCCTTCGTCGCCTTCCGCGCGTACGCTCGTCGGGTCGAGGCGACGGACGCACCGGTCGAGGATCGCCTCCACCGACTCAGACGGGTCCAGCAGGCCGGCGGCTTCGTCCTGCCGATCGCCGCCGTGATCGGCCTTCACTTCCTCGAGTTGATCGGCCGACCGAACGCCGTCGTCGGATCAGCGGGTCCCGAACTGTTCGGGATCGACGTCCTCGAGTTCGTCGCCATTACGGTCGTCTCGTTCGGGGTGGCGACCCTTCCACTCCTTTCGATGGCGCTTGGCACGTACCCGGCGGTCAGCTCGCTGCGGGACACCTCGGCGTCGGCGTGGCGGATCGTGAAGGGCGTCCTCGCGGCGATGGCGGCCGTCGCCGTCACGGTCGCGGTATCGATCGGGGGCCTGCTCGCGCTCGTCTCGACGGTCGGCTCGTCGCTGTCGGTTCTCGTCGGCGGCTTCGCCGTTCTCATCGCCGCCAGCTACGGCCTCTCGCCGTACCTGATCGCCGTCTTCCAGGACCGGGTGCCCCTCGAGGGTGCGGACCGCGAGCGCGTCGAGCGGCTCTGTACGGAACTGGGCTATCGGCCCCGCAGCCTCTATCTGTTCGAGGGCGGGTCGACCAAGACCGCGAACGCCCTCGTCGCGGGCACGGTTCCGGGGTTCCGGTACGTCTTCCTCACCGACTACCTCCTCGAGGCGTGCGACGACGACGAACTGCGGGCGATCCTCGCCCACGAATTCGGTCACGTCGCCGGCCGCCACCTCTGGCAGCGGGGGCTCCTGGCGGTGGCCGTCTTCGGTGGCTGGACGGTCGCGGTCGAGATTCTCGGCGTCGGCATCCTCGAGGACCGATTCGGATTCCTCGGGATCTTCCTGCCGCTGATGGCGGTGTTCGGGCTCTACCAGGTCGTCTTCCTCGGCGGCCTCGCGCGCTGGCAGGAGTTTCGGGCCGACGCCTACGCGGCCCGTCGGGCGGGTCGCGACGCGACGATCGCGGCCCTCGAGACGCTCGCCGACGCGAACGACACCCGCCGCGACGCGGGGCTGCTCTACAGTCTCGCGACCCAGCACCCGCCGATCGACGACCGACTCGAGGCGATCCGCGACGGGAGCGACGGCGCGGATCGGTCGCCGGTGACCCCGACCGAGTGA
- a CDS encoding SRPBCC family protein: MDRILLSTLAYRPPEEVFPYVRSFTDYPRYTEHLKEVRVHGDGDVGSIYDLKLAWWKLSYTARSKVVAIDAPSSLEWRLTNDIDARGEWRVEPEPESAPEGEETASRIYFEAIYDPHSADENTLSLPRFVSLDWVVKKVEPKLLGEAQTVVERLVADIEGEPRDVELTVHEMP, encoded by the coding sequence GTGGATAGAATTCTCCTCAGCACGCTCGCCTATCGCCCGCCCGAGGAGGTCTTTCCGTACGTGCGGTCGTTTACCGACTACCCGCGGTACACGGAACACCTCAAGGAGGTTCGCGTTCACGGCGACGGCGACGTCGGTTCGATCTACGACCTGAAACTGGCGTGGTGGAAGCTCAGCTACACCGCCCGCTCGAAGGTCGTCGCCATCGACGCGCCGTCGTCGCTCGAGTGGCGGCTGACCAACGACATCGACGCCCGCGGCGAGTGGCGCGTCGAACCGGAGCCCGAATCGGCCCCCGAGGGCGAGGAGACGGCGAGTCGGATCTACTTCGAGGCGATCTACGACCCGCACTCGGCCGACGAGAACACGCTCTCGCTGCCCCGGTTCGTCTCGCTGGACTGGGTCGTCAAGAAAGTCGAGCCGAAACTGCTCGGAGAGGCCCAGACGGTCGTCGAACGGCTCGTCGCGGACATCGAAGGCGAGCCCCGCGACGTCGAGTTGACGGTCCACGAGATGCCCTGA
- a CDS encoding MFS transporter yields MNVPTESVPGTALDLQPRSWKGYTALILAWQVAASGCFYAVYAVTPFVRAQFGVSTTRIGFLLTALMLGYTICVAPVGRLIDRYGEARVLIVGLTGLGATTVLVTAVSTYPLLLGAVAVLGAFYATAIPGTNKAVFNAIPAERLNVSMGIKQMGVTAGSGLSSLLVPLSASRVGWEVAFLGAGAVAAVVTVAFRVCYDAGTGDADESGTSLRTHVGDPEYALLVAAGFFLGAGLFTTVGYTLLYVTDVVGASSVFAGATLAAAQASGSVGRIGFGWIADNWFGSLTRSTLVLLAIQAGVSAVLFAAIPFVEPPLVVLGLFALLGAFILGFTGVYYSCIGSIVPNDGIGSATAGGQLALNSGALVAPPAFGYLVDARGYDDAWTLLACATLVAFVLFLVLIGRRGVGRR; encoded by the coding sequence ATGAACGTGCCGACCGAGTCCGTGCCGGGCACCGCCCTCGATCTGCAGCCGCGGAGCTGGAAGGGGTACACCGCCCTCATCCTCGCCTGGCAGGTCGCCGCGAGCGGCTGTTTCTACGCCGTCTACGCGGTCACGCCGTTCGTTCGAGCGCAGTTCGGCGTTTCGACAACTCGGATCGGGTTCCTGTTGACCGCGCTGATGCTCGGGTACACGATCTGCGTCGCGCCCGTCGGCCGCCTCATCGACCGGTACGGTGAGGCTCGAGTGCTGATCGTCGGCCTAACCGGCCTCGGCGCGACGACCGTCCTCGTAACCGCCGTTTCGACGTACCCCCTTCTGCTGGGTGCCGTCGCCGTCCTCGGAGCCTTCTACGCGACGGCGATCCCCGGGACGAATAAGGCCGTCTTCAACGCGATCCCCGCCGAGCGGCTCAACGTCTCGATGGGCATCAAACAGATGGGCGTGACCGCCGGGAGCGGCCTCAGCTCGCTACTGGTGCCGCTCAGCGCCAGTCGCGTCGGCTGGGAAGTCGCGTTTCTCGGGGCCGGCGCGGTCGCGGCCGTCGTCACCGTCGCATTCCGCGTCTGCTACGACGCCGGAACCGGCGACGCCGACGAGTCCGGAACGTCCCTCCGGACGCACGTCGGGGACCCGGAGTACGCACTGCTCGTCGCCGCGGGGTTCTTCCTCGGCGCGGGGCTGTTCACCACGGTCGGCTACACGCTCCTCTACGTGACCGACGTCGTCGGCGCGAGTTCGGTCTTCGCCGGGGCGACCCTCGCCGCCGCGCAGGCCAGCGGGAGCGTCGGCCGCATCGGGTTCGGCTGGATCGCCGACAATTGGTTCGGATCGCTGACGCGCTCGACGCTGGTGCTCCTGGCGATTCAGGCGGGCGTCTCGGCGGTCCTCTTCGCGGCGATCCCGTTCGTCGAACCGCCGCTCGTCGTCCTGGGACTGTTCGCGCTGCTCGGCGCGTTCATCCTCGGTTTCACCGGCGTCTACTACTCGTGTATCGGCTCGATCGTGCCGAACGACGGGATCGGAAGCGCCACGGCGGGCGGGCAACTCGCGCTCAATTCGGGCGCGCTCGTCGCGCCGCCGGCGTTCGGCTACCTCGTCGACGCTCGCGGCTACGACGACGCGTGGACGCTGCTCGCGTGCGCCACGCTCGTCGCGTTCGTCCTGTTCCTGGTGCTCATCGGTCGTCGGGGCGTCGGCCGACGTTAG
- a CDS encoding SLC13 family permease: MIHGRMSQSNKRIVKFLVAVIGTVAIAAAPSPTGLSIAGQYALATMFFAGFLWVTGTFPLAVTALTIPLLLTGTGVYDDMDVALSGFADHIIFLFLAGFMLANAIQKYDIDRRIALYTIAKMGSSPRRLILAIMVVTATLSMWVSNTATTAMMTPIAVGVLTQVLDRDDLASVDDPVPDDQPTETAADGGTVESATTNEFTNIQISMLLGTAYAASVGGVGTIIGTPPNAILVGQLNAVLDYEVGFADWFLVGFPIVVVTLPLVWLLLTYVLYPPEVPDVTEARATAREQLAAEGELSTRGKRVAVIFAATAGLWMVGGLGEFFEPHLSTVWMTSLFGGEGATVFGVDGHQGLLYYVLVGVAAVPALVLADTMEWDELVDIDWGTLLLFGGGISLANALADTGATEWIAETVFGGLVGSPIVLIIAVVVLLVIFLTEMTSNAATTSIIVPILISLGSVFSATLGLTDFSTSLFLAVAGTIAASFAFALPVATPPNAIVFGSGYVEQRHMLRTGLILNAIMTAVLTGLIWFLFTFVWPHTLW, translated from the coding sequence ATGATACACGGTCGAATGAGCCAGTCTAACAAGCGAATCGTCAAGTTCCTCGTCGCAGTTATCGGGACGGTCGCGATCGCGGCCGCACCGTCTCCGACCGGTCTTTCGATAGCGGGCCAGTACGCGCTCGCGACGATGTTCTTCGCGGGCTTCCTCTGGGTGACGGGCACCTTCCCGCTGGCGGTTACCGCGTTGACGATCCCGCTGTTGCTGACCGGCACCGGCGTCTACGACGACATGGACGTCGCGCTATCGGGGTTCGCCGATCACATCATCTTTCTGTTTCTGGCGGGCTTCATGCTCGCGAACGCGATCCAGAAGTACGACATCGACCGGCGGATCGCGCTGTACACCATCGCCAAGATGGGCAGTTCGCCCCGTCGGCTGATCCTCGCGATCATGGTTGTGACCGCCACGTTGTCGATGTGGGTCTCGAACACCGCGACGACGGCGATGATGACGCCGATCGCGGTCGGCGTCCTCACGCAGGTGCTCGATCGCGACGATCTCGCCTCGGTCGACGATCCGGTCCCCGACGATCAGCCGACCGAAACGGCCGCCGACGGCGGAACCGTCGAATCGGCGACGACGAACGAGTTCACGAACATCCAGATCTCGATGTTGCTGGGAACCGCCTACGCGGCGAGCGTCGGCGGCGTCGGCACGATCATCGGCACGCCGCCGAACGCGATCCTCGTCGGCCAGCTGAACGCCGTTCTGGACTACGAAGTCGGCTTCGCCGACTGGTTCCTCGTCGGCTTTCCGATCGTCGTCGTGACGCTCCCGCTGGTCTGGCTCCTCCTCACTTACGTCCTCTATCCGCCGGAGGTTCCGGACGTCACCGAGGCTCGAGCGACCGCCAGGGAGCAACTCGCTGCGGAGGGCGAACTCAGTACGCGCGGCAAGCGAGTCGCCGTGATCTTCGCCGCGACGGCCGGCCTCTGGATGGTCGGCGGGCTCGGTGAGTTCTTCGAACCGCACCTCTCGACCGTCTGGATGACGTCGCTGTTCGGCGGCGAGGGGGCGACGGTCTTCGGCGTCGACGGCCATCAGGGGCTGCTGTACTACGTGCTGGTCGGCGTCGCCGCGGTGCCCGCGCTCGTGCTGGCCGACACGATGGAGTGGGACGAACTGGTCGATATCGACTGGGGAACGCTGCTGCTGTTCGGCGGCGGCATCTCGCTGGCGAACGCCCTCGCGGACACCGGCGCGACGGAGTGGATCGCCGAGACGGTCTTCGGGGGGCTCGTCGGGTCGCCCATCGTCCTCATCATCGCCGTGGTCGTCCTGCTGGTCATCTTCCTGACCGAGATGACGTCCAACGCCGCGACGACGAGTATCATCGTCCCCATCCTGATCAGTCTCGGGAGCGTCTTCTCGGCGACGCTCGGCCTCACCGACTTCTCGACGTCGCTGTTCCTCGCCGTGGCCGGCACGATCGCCGCGAGTTTCGCGTTCGCGCTTCCGGTCGCGACGCCGCCGAACGCCATCGTGTTCGGGAGTGGCTACGTCGAGCAGCGCCACATGCTGCGAACGGGACTCATCCTGAACGCCATCATGACAGCGGTTCTGACCGGCCTCATCTGGTTCCTGTTCACCTTCGTCTGGCCGCACACGCTGTGGTGA